Proteins co-encoded in one Polynucleobacter sp. MWH-UH19D genomic window:
- a CDS encoding quinone oxidoreductase, translated as MTKARVVSLDKLGSADVIKVIDKELPPPAKGEVQLRQTAIGFNFIDVYQRSGVYPLDLPTGLGHEAVGVVEALGEGVTGLKVGDRVMYMNAGIGAYASARNVAADKVVPVPGNISDEVAAAVFFKAMTAQYLVQKTYKVKAGDIVLVHAAAGGVGQILAGWAKALGAFVVGTVGSQAKVASAKAAGCDAVVDYSQPNWVEEVIKVTGGKKANVVYDSVAKNTFLGSLDCAAPFATVALFGAASGPAPEIQPEILNKKGCLFLTRPSVFPHNATHELLQENAKAVFDAISKGHVKVEIGAKFPLEQAADAHRAAEGRKVSGAIVLIP; from the coding sequence GTGACTAAAGCGCGAGTGGTGAGTTTAGATAAGCTTGGCAGTGCTGATGTAATCAAAGTGATCGATAAAGAACTGCCGCCGCCAGCAAAGGGCGAAGTGCAGTTACGACAAACTGCGATTGGTTTTAACTTCATCGATGTGTATCAACGCTCAGGGGTCTACCCCTTAGATTTGCCAACGGGTCTAGGTCATGAAGCAGTCGGTGTCGTGGAAGCTTTGGGCGAAGGTGTGACTGGTCTCAAGGTAGGTGATCGCGTCATGTATATGAACGCAGGCATCGGTGCATATGCAAGCGCACGCAATGTTGCAGCAGATAAGGTAGTTCCTGTTCCTGGCAATATCTCTGATGAGGTAGCAGCCGCAGTTTTTTTTAAGGCAATGACAGCGCAATATTTAGTGCAAAAGACTTATAAAGTCAAAGCGGGTGATATTGTTTTAGTGCATGCTGCCGCTGGTGGCGTAGGGCAAATTTTGGCGGGCTGGGCAAAAGCACTGGGCGCCTTTGTGGTCGGTACAGTCGGTTCGCAAGCAAAAGTGGCGTCAGCAAAAGCTGCTGGTTGTGATGCTGTGGTGGATTACTCTCAACCAAACTGGGTAGAGGAAGTCATCAAAGTCACAGGCGGTAAGAAGGCGAATGTAGTCTATGACTCTGTTGCTAAAAATACGTTCTTAGGATCCTTGGACTGTGCCGCTCCGTTTGCTACCGTTGCTCTCTTCGGCGCTGCTTCTGGACCTGCTCCTGAGATTCAGCCAGAAATCTTAAATAAGAAAGGCTGTCTCTTCTTAACAAGACCATCTGTCTTTCCACATAACGCTACTCATGAATTACTTCAGGAAAATGCGAAGGCTGTATTTGATGCGATTTCAAAAGGACATGTCAAAGTGGAAATTGGTGCTAAATTTCCGCTAGAGCAAGCTGCAGATGCGCACCGCGCTGCAGAGGGTAGAAAAGTGTCTGGCGCAATCGTGCTCATTCCTTAA
- a CDS encoding carboxypeptidase-like regulatory domain-containing protein: MKHFLNHFLAYFILVFSGFALAQIPGTQHSEGIAYISGGVGEEESAAILAEAKQWPVLLEMSQLENGRGVWIFGAQIKITDQEQKTIFNAQADGPYMLINLAPGSYQVIGSYQGAEQKRNLIVKADSSQKLNIFWK, encoded by the coding sequence ATGAAACATTTTCTCAATCACTTCCTTGCATATTTCATTTTGGTTTTTAGTGGTTTTGCTTTGGCTCAGATTCCAGGCACTCAGCATTCCGAAGGAATTGCCTATATTAGTGGTGGCGTTGGCGAGGAAGAGAGTGCTGCAATATTGGCTGAGGCAAAACAGTGGCCAGTTTTGTTGGAGATGTCTCAGTTGGAGAATGGCAGGGGTGTATGGATATTTGGGGCGCAAATTAAGATCACCGATCAGGAGCAAAAGACGATTTTTAACGCGCAGGCGGATGGCCCATATATGTTGATTAATCTAGCGCCTGGAAGCTATCAAGTCATCGGCAGTTATCAAGGCGCAGAACAAAAGCGTAATCTGATCGTGAAAGCTGACTCTTCTCAGAAGCTCAATATTTTCTGGAAATAA